TTATTCCAAAACCCCAAAGCGAAGAGTTTTTTTACTGGAAATATGAGATAACTGGATGAAATACAAATATAGACTATCCTAGGTGGCAAAGTGTTTGGCATGTCGTCATGTAATGCTAGATGGCGCAACCCATTTATTTTAACTGGGTTATTTGCATATCAAGGTGTTTTATGTACAGCTATAGGTTTTATATAGCATTAAGTAGCACCGGGCACAACATACCTTAAACGCAGCAATGGCCGATCAACAGCAGGAACAAACCACACAGATACATGTTATTTCCTTGATCACAGTAGCTAACCTTCACATCACCTGCAAGAGAACCATTAAAATATGGGTCCAGAAATCAAACGGGTGGACGGTCTAAAGAAAGAAAAATACGCATGTAACTTTGCACAAGATATTGAATGAAAGATATGATAACATCAACCTACAAATACGGCTATGTATGGATTAACAACACTAACCACTATATGTTTGAGTGAAAAAACAAAACTGCAGTAATAAGATAAAAAAATGTTCTCAAGGTCACAGCAACACATATTTTAACCAACAAAGATCAACAAGAACCCGTATAGGAGAGCTACCTAGGCATGTCTCTGAAGCTGGTTGTATCTATAGCATACCTTTGGCAAGAAATTACTTGAGGACACATATCGCTGCTAACTCTGTCTTCCAGACCATTTTCACATCCTTGGAGCCCCATTCCCATACCATTACCCATCTCGACGGTAATTGGTGTATGACACGACCACAAAAACCTAAATCAACATCACCCAGAAGAATCATTTTTAGAACAAGTAGGAAAAGAATCACAAAGTGATCATCACCACCTTGGCCCTTGGGGAACCAATTTTAACATTATTACCTTTCATTGACATGTTTGAAACAACAACTAACCTGCATGTGCCTAGTAAATCTTAAAATAGAGGAAGGATACAACACATGATAGAAGTGAACCCAAATGGTCAAATACTTCAGATTCTGACACACAAGGGAGAATTCCCAACCTGCATCTTACTCAATTGCAAGCTAAAATCAATAGGGAAAGTAACAGAATATGGGACAAGTGTGACCTGAAAAACTAAATCCCGTATATGTTCCTCTAAATCCTGTATCATAGAACCATATACTGTCCTAAATCAAGTAACAGAATTATAATCTACCCAACAAATTTATAGGGAAAGTATCACCACTATAAGCATTCAAACTAATCATTACATGGTAAATAAAGACTACACAGAACTAAAAGAAAGACAAAAATATAAGTAAAATATATTCTGATCTCTGTTAGCTTTTGTTACCTCTATCGAGCACCTAATATAGAATCTGCATGATAAATAGGACACACCCTAGCATACTGAATATAACAATTGTTTGTCGATACATGTCACTATAAAGCCAAATAAGCTGCAACACTTGTAACTTCTTCTGTGCCTCTCAAACTCAAACCCTTTGTAGGAAACATACATCTTCCCTACAACTTGTGGTTACTGGAATCGAAATGCCTGAAGGAATCGCTGCTGCTACCAAGCACCAGTCCCACGCCTAGTCTCTGCACGAGACAAACCCATGAGCAACCGTTCAAACTATAACATCATGAAAGGAAAGTGGTGCATCAGCTAACACCAACCTTTCCTTCTTCTCACATATGGTAGGGACCTTAGTATGTTTACAGCAACCAAACCAGAAGCTTGCACTGGCTAGCTCTATGTATCCCTGTGTTATTGAGATCAACACGGTTGTTTTAAATAGCACAACAAAAGTCATTCTAGCATGAAAGTGAAAATAATAAATGTCCTATAAATGAGAACGCCACGCTTGTTATTTCACATACAGGTGCTAAAAAAGTTGTTCTAAGACACATGAGCAAACCAAATGTTTATAAGTTGATAAGTAGCAGCTGCAGTGGCCAGGAACATTTAAATATAGTACCATATGAAGGTACGACACATGAATACATCAGCTGCGGCTGTGTTCTTCATAAGCAATGCACGCATCAATAATGTACGAACCTAGGTCTAAAAAATCACAATGAAGAACCAATTTTATTTCAAAAAACGCATTACAAATAAGCATCACAAACAATTAACTTCAGAGCATCTTCTAAAAAAGCATAGAAATATCCATCTCCATCGCTCATCTATTTAGATTGACCATGCTGAATACAAACTTTTTTCTAGCAGTTGGTAATGATGCATTTACATATATATTGGCCAAAAGACCAATAATATATATCCATGACGACATAAATCCGGTGCTGGAGAAATTATTTATTTCAGAGCATAAAAATTCAATCGGAACCATTTAAATAGTAGGGCTATATACTAATATGAAAATGGATCCCACCTATGGATGTCATCTGATGCCAAGAATGAGAGGAAACTAACTAAGCCTGAATGCCACCCATATTGAAAATATCCATACTATGATTGGGAGGCCGATTGAACATTATACATCACATAATGTACTATGTATGTACATTAAATTCTTTGCCAACTGTATACATTTTGTTTAGACAGTACCCTCAAGTCTCGACTAATACAATATTACATTGCCTCTGCTCATTTTTCATAAAATGCCATGCCCATTGGCTTGTTCTTGTCGCTTGAAAATGCCATGCCCATTGGCTTGTTCTTGTCGCTTGCTTATAATCATCCTTTCTATGGTGCTCACTTTCGTTTTGCTCCTGCTTCTTTTTTGCTTTTACGAAAAAGATGGGAGAAGTCAAAGAAGGAAAGGTGTCTGCACGCGCCGATGAATCAGGGCCGAAGGGAGGAGGCGGCATGGGGAGAGAAAGAACGGGTGAATCTCACCTTGGTGTGTTGCCGTCGGATGTGCTCGCCGTCGCTCGACCTGTGCGCATAATCAGAACAAAGGTGAATCTATTCTGAACTCAAGGACACCAAAGTGTGACAAAATAAAGGGGAAGCACCAATCCTCCACAAGAAATGGTGCCGATAGGTAGAACATATTCCTTTTCATGTACTGTGGTGGAAGAATTGCAGAAGAAATCAGGCTCACCTATCTTGGAAGGGTCTGACTGCTCCAGGGACATCAAGTCACAATATCTCCAACCACTCATAACCAAAACAATATGCCCTGTCATCAGTTTCAGACTTCCAGTCACCGGAAACTGTATGGGCCAAAATTAATCTTCAGAGAACATAGGAAATACTAAAtaagcaaaaggataatccctggAAATGCAATACATGTTGCAAAACAGCAAGATCATCTGTAAAAATATGAAAAAATACACATCTTACCCTTCTGCTTGCACTCGTCGACGGCCTGCTCCTTCTCCCTGTCATTGGCCGCCTCCCCTCTCCTGCAGCCACACCCCAGATCCAGAACATTAAAATGATCAGCAGACGAAGTACCATGATAGCACCCACATAAACGATAATACACGTGTACCTAGGAAATAGAGCAGCTAACCTTAACGAGAAGAAAAGAGATGCAACAGATCGTAGAACCTGTAAAACAAATGGGAACGATCTGGTCAGAGCACAACCATGGTACAGTACATAGAAGCAAAAGAACACTGCACAAATAAGAAGTTAGATTCTGGCACAAGAGAGGGATTTCATCGCCTCCAGCTTGAGCTTGCCTGCGGGCTGTCTTACATTGCGTCGGACTCAAAGGCAAGGTGAGGAGGCAGGGGAGGGGGAGCAAAAGGGATGGGAGGAGGACCTGCGAGGGCGACGACGTCGTCCTTGCCTGCCTTGTAGGAGAGGACGCTTCTAGAAACGCATGCTTGCACTCACCGAAGCTTGCTGTCGCCCAGCCGacgagtcttccccaacctctgaCCCCGCCCACATCCGCCGCTCCTACAACCCATGCTGCTTCCGCCCGCAGCCGCCATGCCCTTCATGGCCTGCGGCCCTGCCCCCTCTTCCTCGGCCAGCTCTCATGGCTTCCATGGCGTCGTCGATCTGGGATGTCCGATGCATCATGGTCGTCATCGCGCCGTCCTCCTCGATCTATGGCGGCAACGAAGTGGAGACGAGCGGCACAAGAGGGGTCGCgtggggcgaggaggaggaagatagggAGAAGAGGAGGCGGCTGCGACAGGAggaagagtgagaagagaagggatggtggaggaggaggaggcggagcccgGGCACGCTCGGGGTGGAGCACGGGAGGATGGAGGTGGCCGTGGGATTGGGGAAAGGGGTCTAGGGTTCCACGACCCACTCGAAGCACGCCGCGCGCGAGGAGAGGATTGGCCAAAATCCTTTCGCACCTGCGCGACGTTTCACCCAGCCGATAGATGCCAGAAACGAGCCCACCAGTCATACTCTAAAGAAACTTACCAACAGGTGAATATTAGATTTACCAAAGGTAAAGATCTGACGGCCTAGGCTTAGAACGAGGATGATCCGACGGTCGCAAATACATGACATCGAGGGATCACCGTGGGAGGGAGTTGGCtagcttctgttttgttttaaattccaaaataatcttcgttgattttcaggtcattccgagaacttttatttctgcacaaaaataacaccatggcaattctgctgaaaacagcgtcagtctggtttagttccattcaaatcatgcaagttagagtccaaattaagggcaaaagtgtttggaaaagtagatacg
The window above is part of the Triticum aestivum cultivar Chinese Spring chromosome 2A, IWGSC CS RefSeq v2.1, whole genome shotgun sequence genome. Proteins encoded here:
- the LOC123188690 gene encoding uncharacterized protein isoform X5; translated protein: MWAGSEVGEDSSAGRQQASVLRSVASLFFSLRLAALFPRRGEAANDREKEQAVDECKQKGHIVLVMSGWRYCDLMSLEQSDPSKIGRATASTSDGNTPRD
- the LOC123188690 gene encoding uncharacterized protein isoform X7, whose product is MWAGSEVGEDSSAGRQQASVLRSVASLFFSLRRGEAANDREKEQAVDECKQKGHIVLVMSGWRYCDLMSLEQSDPSKIGRATASTSDGNTPRD
- the LOC123188690 gene encoding uncharacterized protein isoform X6, whose amino-acid sequence is MTGRRSRPSTSASRRFPVTGSLKLMTGHIVLVMSGWRYCDLMSLEQSDPSKIGRATASTSDGNTPSKKEAGAKRK
- the LOC123188690 gene encoding uncharacterized protein isoform X3 — translated: MWAGSEVGEDSSAGRQQASVLRSVASLFFSLRLAALFPRRGEAANDREKEQAVDECKQKGHIVLVMSGWRYCDLMSLEQSDPSKIGRATASTSDGNTPSKKEAGAKRK
- the LOC123188690 gene encoding uncharacterized protein isoform X4 — its product is MWAGSEVGEDSSAGRQQASVLRSVASLFFSLRRGEAANDREKEQAVDECKQKGHIVLVMSGWRYCDLMSLEQSDPSKIGRATASTSDGNTPSKKEAGAKRK
- the LOC123188690 gene encoding uncharacterized protein isoform X2; protein product: MWAGSEVGEDSSAGRQQASVLRSVASLFFSLRRGEAANDREKEQAVDECKQKGHIVLVMSGWRYCDLMSLEQSDPSKIGEPDFFCNSSTTVHEKEYVLPIGTISCGGLVLPLYFVTLWCP
- the LOC123188690 gene encoding uncharacterized protein isoform X1, translating into MWAGSEVGEDSSAGRQQASVLRSVASLFFSLRLAALFPRRGEAANDREKEQAVDECKQKGHIVLVMSGWRYCDLMSLEQSDPSKIGEPDFFCNSSTTVHEKEYVLPIGTISCGGLVLPLYFVTLWCP
- the LOC123188690 gene encoding uncharacterized protein isoform X8 translates to MWAGSEVGEDSSAGRQQASVLRSVASLFFSLRLAALFPRRGEAANDREKEQAVDECKQKVSGDWKSETDDRAYCFGYEWLEIL
- the LOC123188690 gene encoding uncharacterized protein isoform X9, with product MWAGSEVGEDSSAGRQQASVLRSVASLFFSLRRGEAANDREKEQAVDECKQKVSGDWKSETDDRAYCFGYEWLEIL